In one Plasmodium vivax chromosome 4, whole genome shotgun sequence genomic region, the following are encoded:
- a CDS encoding hypothetical protein, conserved (encoded by transcript PVX_003895A; Apicoplast targeted protein. Curated by Stuart Ralph, Walter and Eliza Hall Institute of Medical Research, Australia.), with amino-acid sequence MGLRLLALLAQVTLLLTLALCNKNIIELNYQINTHAGEKAKWSQLGSFVLDKNQIFNTSNAYEQEKDKLIEQLRKPNFDYVLFQLCDDADEKTCIQTYVGKKKIQNVDDFFLLIGLNNNYMPYILNYRTSEELEEDTQIFSGMLAVKVLSVSVPITMANLKTEENVAKPKAKANEQAEKEKPKSFIRKYWIYVAIFFLSLSISKHFTESMQQGGGR; translated from the coding sequence ATGGGGCTCAGACTCCTCGCGCTCCTCGCACAGGTGACGCTCCTCCTAACACTCGCGCTGTGCAACAAAAACATAATCGAGCTGAATTACCAAATAAACACCCACGCaggggaaaaggcaaaatggagtCAGCTGGGATCCTTTGTTCTGGACAAAAATCAAATTTTCAACACATCAAATGCGTATGAACAAGAAAAGGATAAACTCATTGAGCAGTTACGCAAACCAAATTTTGACTACGTCCTATTTCAATTGTGTGACGACGCAGATGAGAAGACGTGCATACAAACATATGtagggaaaaagaaaattcaaAACGTCGATGATTTTTTCCTACTTATAGgattaaataataactacatgccctacattttaaattaccGAACGAGTGAGGAGTTGGAAGAGGACACGCAGATATTCTCCGGCATGCTCGCCGTTAAAGTTCTCTCCGTTTCTGTACCCATCACCATGGCTAACCTGAAGACGGAGGAGAATGTTGCCAAGCCAAAGGCGAAGGCGAATGAGCAAGCTGAGAAGGAGAAGCCCAAATCTTTTATTCGCAAGTACTGGATTTATGTggccatattttttttatccctgTCTATATCGAAGCACTTCACGGAAAGTatgcagcagggggggggcaggTAA
- a CDS encoding hypothetical protein, conserved (encoded by transcript PVX_003890A), translated as MAQNPWYVQKSKALRTSKLGKIINKFNEEYDHLMYISKFMNIRNTLERIYESSELIINKKSFNIVRISCVAQLQPRYLNNVKDGLSVYLSNFMLKANHDVEGFTICFNGIKLKEKEPRVINGDPSVMFLKITFKLLLLVLKEDYRIKVQINKIEPLKIHLDVFGIIEATFAEELFKQFSYNSRNNTFIRDNKTYSLNDIINFTIKNVTYSACGSNVKLIGCI; from the exons ATGGCCCAAAACCCATGGTACGTTCAAAAGTCGAAGGCACTAAGAACGAGCAAGTTGGGGAAGATCATTAACAAGTTCAACGAAG agTACGACCACTTAATGTACATATCAAAATTTATGAACATCAGAAATACGCTGGAGAGGATTTACGAAAGTTCAGAGCTGatcattaacaaaaaaagttttaacaTCGTTCGGATAAG CTGTGTGGCCCAGTTGCAGCCGAGATACCTGAACAATGTGAAGGACGGCTTGAGCGTCTACCTCTCCAACTTTATGCTGAA GGCCAACCACGACGTGGAGGGATTCACCATCTGCTTCAACGGCAtcaagctgaaggagaaggagccCAGAGTCATCAATGGCGACCCGTCCGTGATGTTCTTGAAGATAACCTTCAAGCTTCTGCTTCTGGTGCTGAAGGAGGACTACCGGATAA AGGtccaaattaacaaaattgagcCCCTAAAGATTCACCTGGACGTTTTTGGGATCATCGAAGCCACCTTCGCGGAGGAACTTTTTAAGCAGTTCTCATACAACTCTAGAAAT AACACCTTCATAAGGGACAACAAGACGTATTCCCTCAACGATATTATTAACTTCACGATTAAGAA cGTTACCTACTCGGCGTGCGGCTCGAATGTGAAGCTCATCGGATGCATTTAG
- a CDS encoding sexual stage antigen s48/45 domain containing protein (encoded by transcript PVX_003900A) has protein sequence MSRAARGLLLYGALVAALLASYGGVKRLLGWGRGTWGGDALCLLLQIGCSKGGKNEAGERPRSKNEHHAALLHRINANKVRKLSDDEQNKDLLPYVNLGNGNHTVVNLFDYFVRGKKRDNGDNEIFVNHIMTLHRIVVICFKPTLNFSHIITQPSDAVHKLIKVGEGEILTTKEYPVLFYRDEASWGMKNVLSTGIIEFFAPPFTRTVSDIVVRCANTEINETYTFEDVIKIRIRIPRSSEKILGVSTDPEDREFFERIVDENVDDYEFGSFKNRVLGFKLADADLDPENCFKTVYDGEKKLLLELEYQFSRCLILDRPDFKLRFFYINDKHFEDEITFSCSFTYKGKKKKATFGEDEVAPNTDAYMIDTDKKEFQYFNGVPYKVCHFEYDEGKKESTQVCERTIDEFSLFMYNCETPASRQVLEEPVKTIRYLNGTHALEDFSDITFFSKDVHIENLRWKFPDYKYFMTAYINHGPHPLIIECVIPNKAKDKFQKGNILLHVKTNLKDKTVSFCDFKSSKLYDYLNAYIKGDVCEINVTSNSSFGFRCPDGTVKKPSLCFTEMYYLGYLYRLGDLFAQNIVIYSYKDPSLSLAAFTSSLSRSYSVECFCVQKGDQNKIEKRVIVNYVNEDQLYDYNPIPKVAYPSVVAHPMRTHLCDFMGNNPALKPTRKKPVNYICDVFPKPMEYIALNCPTNLIDEQNEKILSDLLYQYGTPGIKEQIRAFGKKRNNYSKSFHLPKAAPAFVINRYMQNVKTIDEMIPGVLVQDTVRIKIARIKKTDAGVEDPSLPPDESDEINQMYAAHLGLPNSIHRGLFIFQLPPFIKRNAVIEFACINDKTKKMGNTGNNGIMSVHLRMEGSEVHGCHFYKGKEENSILKKKIKVGSGQECSVQSNGEIEYIGIICPVQNGLYLTPPGCFQTAYDSSDALVQLSSYDGDFKNFSNDKGVSYLKIPQSFVGHLSIFCYCNEEAPPLVEGVAASLGAPKKENLMNVELNTSNRGITNLQKIDHLFEADFLIGNEFTNRRPTPILRKKHICDFTREDSSLAPRDELPGINSCFVDLEENLSLVEVRCPRNANSPGASRFSTVRGMHSVGSVARTAVGGARYGNHGGFLSDDHLLTEEELSKYKHIKYVPEELEDVVHLNSKKKLQDILPGTIILDGSKKFGEKGRFTFITPLIVKNDIIIKLFCDNSETVMGKKRGKKGVVVVKIPKRVTKKRFYGCDFSGNANKTFYYSEVHSLTSDNKECHVKLKENIIVSLNCPNGKINPKNCFHNVYIRSTMDQENVESVENIFKNVKVINTNYLLKNSSAFLIISKMSHTKDLNFYCTCEDYDSKNVGTIFLSLPGNPAQNPSHNPASTSERKLILDVPPYYAKDTYVCDFTEQHYTVVKRSQVDVEKLLNRYLQNILSYQHDEFTHFSLNFKLRKEVMKKQYIEYVKRQIQHYRENPPMVESYPDHTLVYKCNIDLSAFDKVAIKCPPRQAAGGGSGLPPSKGTQPSGAPRLMYTSSLGNDPSSLVKGLNSLLFGTIIVNKTNEKNVSFFEKGEIELIISPYADSSKNLSFSCENMGEDGANRVIGYTSIFVKKNSNKILGCDFIDPSDVGTSQVNPPTGGGTTPHRNNSFEFEIELVEGKNIYCNIEAIENDVVGFSCPHNFLTAPENCFESVQIEGVDKELETHKLEKLLKGVHILKNKIYDVNYTPSYVILPKKITKSMKIFCTCNSVKLIKTGIIQINIIGDDLNNWFKKEITHNVFAFERASYFYDFSSGPLNISSENVLDIDALPMGKRQRLQGGGADSHEKATQGGANRSASTTVELLNLGEDDEAEEDDTDEADEDDTDEVEEENVLNPMRTKQVHEITVAASEFSSVKVVCPLRNAQHFRQSKISPENFFEYVYVVEGAKKDERSDAEKEKLVIELVQGKVKDSPDSGGPADGSKKRENEKDKDKDEMKIDYDEMGNKIIVALKTERPKATIEDAKKLDQPSDREEKTKKDILTIKNIDDVIKFVNHEREVSENTYAGTIHFSPLLLNDAKFFISCDNSLTLNESRRGKTGIVKVVVKPNYVNIYGCDFVGDYSTHFSFSQKWEDVPKNYVCEVPVEDDSIVGLACPSYTKLHPSDCFDSVIKENVVHKKDSFIEAVNMFLYKQRNKPILSFIQVKRIFASHFSCKCYHAAKGDYKEVTIKINYEPYVMGAPRKGLGGAVVHYRDADLPLPSGHRG, from the coding sequence ATGAGCAGGGCGGCGAGAGGCCTGCTGCTGTACGGCGCGCTGGTGGCGGCCCTGCTGGCCAGCTACGGCGGCGTTAAGCGGCTGCTCGgttgggggaggggcacatGGGGAGGCGACGCCCTCTGCCTGTTGCTCCAAATTGGGTGTAGCAAAGGAGGGAAGAACGAAGCCGGGGAGAGGCCGCGcagtaaaaatgaacaccaCGCAGCGCTGCTGCACCGAATTAACGCAAACAAAGTGAGGAAGCTCTCCGACGATGAGCAAAACAAAGACTTGCTGCCGTACGTCAATTTGGGAAATGGAAACCACACGGTGGTGAATCTGTTTGACTACTTCGTTCGGGGAAAGAAGAGAGATAATGGGGACAACGAAATATTTGTAAATCACATTATGACCCTACACAGGATCGTAGTGATATGCTTTAAGCCGACTCTAAATTTCTCTCACATCATTACGCAGCCTAGTGATGCGGTGCACAAGCTTATAAAAGTAGGTGAGGGGGAAATATTAACGACGAAGGAGTACcccgttttgttttatagGGATGAAGCTAGCTGGGGGATGAAGAACGTCTTGTCGACTGGAATCATAGAATTCTTTGCCCCTCCATTTACCAGAACAGTTTCGGACATAGTCGTTAGATGTGCCAACACAGAAATAAATGAGACGTATACCTTTGAGGATGTGATTAAGATCCGCATTCGCATCCCACGCAGTAGCGAGAAAATACTTGGGGTGAGCACCGACCCGGAGGATAGGGAATTCTTCGAAAGGATTGTGGACGAAAATGTAGATGATTACGAATTTGGGAGCTTCAAAAATAGGGTTCTAGGGTTCAAGCTGGCAGATGCGGATCTAGATCCTGAAAATTGCTTCAAGACGGTTTACGacggggagaagaagctctTGCTCGAACTTGAGTACCAGTTTTCTAGGTGCCTAATATTGGATAGACCAGACTTCAAACTGCGCTTCTTCTACATCAATGATAAACACTTTGAAGATGAAATCACCTTCTCCTGCTCATTCACTTataaggggaagaagaagaaggccacCTTCGGGGAGGACGAAGTCGCCCCCAACACGGACGCCTACATGATAGACACAGATAAGAAGGAGTTTCAATACTTTAATGGAGTCCCCTACAAAGTGTGCCATTTTGAATACgacgaggggaaaaaggaatcCACACAGGTGTGTGAAAGGACGATCGACGAGTTCTCCCTCTTCATGTATAACTGCGAAACCCCGGCTAGTAGGCAGGTCCTGGAAGAGCCAGTCAAAACGATCCGGTACCTAAATGGGACCCACGCGCTGGAAGACTTCAGTGATATTACCTTCTTCTCTAAAGATGTGCATATAGAAAACCTGCGCTGGAAATTCCCAGactataaatatttcatgaCGGCCTACATCAACCACGGGCCCCACCCCCTCATCATCGAGTGCGTCATTCCGAATAAGGCCAAAGATAAGtttcaaaaggggaacatTCTTCTGCATGTGAAAACTAACTTGAAGGACAAGACGGTCTCCTTCTGCGATTTTAAAAGCTCCAAATTGTATGACTATCTTAATGCGTATATCAAAGGGGACGTCTGCGAAATTAATGTAACGTCGAATAGCAGCTTCGGATTTAGGTGCCCTGATGGGACGGTTAAGAAGCCCAGTTTGTGCTTCACCGAGATGTATTATCTGGGCTACCTCTACAGGTTAGGAGATCTTTTCGCGCAAAATATTGTCATCTACTCTTATAAGGACCCTAGTCTCTCCTTGGCTGCCTTCACCAGTAGTCTCAGCAGATCCTACTCCGTAGAATGCTTCTGCGTGCAGAAGGGAGATCAAAATAAGATTGAAAAGAGAGTGATTGTGAATTATGTAAATGAAGACCAACTGTATGATTATAACCCCATTCCGAAGGTGGCCTACCCCTCGGTGGTAGCTCACCCGATGAGGACCCACCTCTGCGATTTTATGGGAAACAACCCTGCCCTTAAGCCAACGAGGAAGAAGCCAGTGAACTACATCTGCGACGTTTTCCCCAAGCCGATGGAATACATCGCTCTGAACTGTCCTACCAATCTGATTGACGAGCAGAATGAGAAGATCCTTTCCGATTTGCTCTACCAATATGGCACTCCAGGGATAAAGGAGCAGATAAGGGCCTTTGGAAAGAAGAGGAATAACTACTCCAAGTCCTTTCACCTCCCGAAGGCAGCACCCGCTTTTGTGATAAACCGATACatgcaaaatgtgaagacCATTGACGAAATGATCCCGGGGGTTCTAGTCCAAGACACCGTTCGGATCAAAATAGCTAGAATAAAAAAGACAGATGCAGGGGTGGAAGACCCTTCGCTACCACCAGACGAAAGTGACGAAATTAACCAGATGTATGCCGCTCATTTGGGACTCCCCAACAGTATTCACCGCGGACTCTTTATCTTTCAACTCCCCCCTTTCATAAAACGAAATGCCGTCATAGAATTCGCCTgcataaatgataaaacgaaaaagatgGGCAACACAGGGAACAACGGAATCATGTCTGTGCACCTCAGAATGGAAGGAAGCGAAGTCCACGGATGCCACTTCTACAAGggtaaagaagaaaacagcattttaaagaaaaagattaAAGTGGGTTCCGGCCAAGAGTGCTCCGTGCAAAGTAATGGCGAAATTGAGTACATTGGAATTATATGCCCGGTTCAAAACGGGTTGTATCTGACCCCCCCTGGGTGCTTCCAAACGGCCTACGACAGTTCAGATGCGCTTGTCCAGCTGAGTAGCTACGATGGGGACTTCAAAAACTTCAGCAACGATAAGGGGGTCTCCTATTTGAAGATCCCACAGAGCTTCGTCGGCCACCTGAGCATCTTCTGCTACTGCAATGAGGAGGCCCCACCATTGGTGGAAGGGGTAGCCGCGTCCCTAGGGgcccccaaaaaggagaaccTAATGAACGTCGAGCTGAACACCTCCAATAGGGGCATCACCAATTTGCAGAAAATAGACCACCTGTTCGAGGCGGACTTCCTCATCGGGAACGAGTTCACCAACAGGAGACCCACGCCGATACTGCGGAAGAAGCACATCTGCGACTTTACGCGGGAGGACAGTTCCCTGGCCCCTCGAGATGAACTGCCTGGCATCAACTCCTGCTTCGTCGATTTGGAGGAGAACCTCAGCCTCGTGGAGGTGCGCTGTCCGAGGAATGCAAACTCACCGGGGGCCTCCCGCTTCAGCACTGTGCGGGGGATGCACAGCGTTGGGAGTGTTGCCCGCACCGCTGTGGGGGGGGCTCGCTATGGTAACCACGGTGGCTTCCTTTCAGATGATCACCTCCTCACCGAGGAAGAGCTGAGCAAATACAAGCACATCAAATACGTGCCGGAAGAACTCGAAGACGTAGTCCACCTGAACAgcaagaagaagctgcaagACATCCTCCCAGGGACGATTATCCTGGATGGGAGCAAAAAGTTTGGGGAGAAGGGCCGGTTCACCTTCATCACCCCGCTCATCGTAAAAAACGACATCATAATAAAACTCTTCTGCGACAACTCCGAAACGGtgatggggaagaagagagggaaaaaaggagtcgTCGTGGTGAAAATCCCTAAAAGGGTAACGAAAAAGAGATTCTACGGATGCGACTTCTCCGGAAACGCCAACAAGACATTTTACTACTCCGAGGTGCACTCCCTCACGAGCGACAATAAGGAGTGCCACGTCAAGTTAAAGGAAAACATCATCGTCAGTTTGAACTGCCCCAATGGGAAAATCAACCCAAAAAACTGCTTccataatgtatatataaggAGCACCATGGATCAGGAGAACGTAGAAAGtgtagaaaatatttttaaaaacgttaaGGTGATTAACACAAATTACTTGTTGAAGAACTCGTCCGCTTTTTTGATCATCTCCAAGATGAGCCACACGAAGGACCTCAACTTTTACTGCACCTGTGAGGACTACGACAGTAAGAACGTGGGCACTATATTCCTGAGCCTGCCCGGCAACCCGGCTCAGAACCCGTCCCACAACCCCGCTTCTACCTCTGAGAGGAAGCTAATTCTTGACGTCCCCCCGTACTACGCCAAGGACACCTACGTTTGCGATTTCACCGAGCAGCATTACACCGTTGTGAAGCGCTCCCAAGTAGATGTGGAGAAGCTCCTCAACAGGTACTTGCAAAACATCCTCTCCTACCAACACGATGAGTTCACCCACTTCAGCTTGAACTTTAAACTGAGGAAGGAGGTCATGAAGAAGCAGTACATAGAGTATGTTAAGCGGCAAATCCAGCACTACAGGGAGAACCCTCCCATGGTGGAGAGCTACCCTGACCATACCCTCGTCTACAAATGTAACATAGACCTAAGTGCCTTCGACAAAGTGGCAATTAAGTGTCCCCCAAGGCAAgcggcggggggggggagtggTTTGCCCCCTTCTAAGGGGACACAACCTAGTGGTGCACCCCGTCTGATGTACACGTCCAGCTTGGGCAACGACCCCAGCTCCTTGGTCAAAGGGCTAAACAGCCTGCTCTTCGGAACCATCATTGTTAACAAAACGAACGAAAAGAACGTCTCCTTCTTCGAGAAGGGGGAGATCGAACTGATTATATCTCCCTACGCGGATTCGTCCAAAAATCTAAGTTTTTCCTGCGAGAACATGGGGGAAGACGGGGCCAATCGAGTCATCGGCTAtacctccatttttgtgaaaaaaaacagcaacaAAATTCTGGGCTGCGATTTTATAGACCCTTCCGATGTGGGCACCAGCCAGGTGAACCCACCCACGGGAGGGGGGACCACTCCACATCGGAACAACTCCTTCGAATTTGAGATCGAACTAGTGGAGGGCAAAAACATATACTGCAACATCGAAGCTATAGAGAACGACGTCGTCGGGTTCAGCTGCCCACATAACTTCCTCACTGCACCGGAAAATTGCTTCGAGTCGGTGCAAATCGAGGGGGTAGACAAGGAACTAGAAACGCATAAGTTAGAAAAGCTACTCAAAGGGGTGCACATCCTCAAAAACAAAATCTACGATGTTAATTACACCCCGTCGTATGTTATCCTCCCCAAGAAGATTACCAAATCGATGAAAATCTTCTGCACGTGTAACTCCGTGAAGCTCATAAAAACAGGCATCATCCAAATTAACATCATCGGGGATGACTTGAACAACTGGTTTAAGAAGGAGATCACCCACAATGTGTTTGCCTTCGAGCGCGCCAGCTACTTCTACGACTTCTCCTCCGGCCCGCTCAACATCAGCTCGGAGAATGTGCTGGACATAGACGCCCTCCCCATGGGGAAGCGCCAGcgcctgcagggggggggggcagacTCGCACGAAAAAGCCACGCAGGGGGGCGCCAACAGATCTGCCAGCACCACCGTGGAGCTGCTCAACCTCGGAGAGGAtgacgaagcggaggaagacgatacggacgaagcggacgaagACGATACGGAcgaagtggaggaggagaacgTGCTGAACCCGATGCGGACGAAGCAGGTGCACGAAATCACCGTGGCGGCGTCCGAATTCAGCTCCGTGAAGGTCGTGTGCCCCCTGAGGAACGCCCAGCACTTCAGGCAGTCCAAAATCAGCCCAGAAAATTTCTTCGAATATGTGTATGTCGTGGAGGGCGCCAAAAAAGACGAGCGGAGCGACgcggagaaggagaagctagTCATCGAGCTGGTGCAGGGGAAAGTGAAGGACTCCCCAGATAGCGGCGGACCTGCAGATGGttccaaaaaaagagaaaacgaaaaggataaaGATAAAGACGAAATGAAAATAGATTACGACGAAATGGGGAACAAAATAATCGTCGCTTTAAAAACGGAGAGACCCAAAGCAACAATTgaagatgcaaaaaaattggaccAGCCCTCCGATcgggaggaaaaaacaaaaaaggatatCCTAACCATAAAGAATATAGACGACGTCATCAAATTTGTTAATCACGAAAGGGAAGTCAGTGAAAACACCTACGCAGGGAcgattcatttttctcctctccttCTGAACGATGccaagttttttatttcttgtGATAATTCCCTAACATTAAATGAAAgtagaagaggaaaaacggGGATCGTCAAAGTTGTGGTGAAGCCCAATTATGTGAACATATATGGGTGCGATTTCGTTGGGGATTATTCCacccatttttctttcagcCAGAAATGGGAAGACGTCCCAAAGAATTACGTGTGCGAAGTACCAGTGGAGGATGACTCCATTGTGGGGCTTGCCTGCCCCTCATACACCAAACTGCATCCGTCAGATTGCTTTGATAGCGTCATCAAAGAGAACGTCGTGCATAAGAAGGACTCTTTTATAGAAGCGGTTAACATGTTCCTATACAAACAGAGGAACAAACCGATTCTCTCCTTCATCCAGGTGAAACGCATCTTCGCTAGCCACTTCTCCTGCAAATGCTACCACGCTGCCAAGGGGGACTACAAGGAGGTCACCATCAAAATTAACTACGAGCCCTACGTCATGGGCGCCCCCCGGAAGGGCCTCGGCGGCGCCGTCGTCCACTACCGCGACGCGGACCTGCCGCTGCCCTCGGGCCACCGCGGATGA